The sequence below is a genomic window from Streptomyces sp. V1I1.
TTCACCCCGCGGGCGGCGCGGAGGTCGGCTGCGGGGGACTTGGCGGGCGCGCCCCACTGGGAGCGGGTTACGAGCTTCATCACACACGCTCCGGCCAGTGCCACGTACCGCCGCGCTGCTGGCTGGTCTCGTTGTGCGGGACGTGCTGGTTGAAGAACATGCCCTCGGGGTTGAGAACGGCGAGGGAAACGCACTCGGTGTGGGCGTCGCACTCTGGCGCGCCCGTGATGATGGCCGCGCGGCACTGCGAGGTGTACTCGCCGCCCGGGGTGCCGTAGCTGACGTAGTGGACGATCCGGCCGACGCTCGGCGCAGGTTGAGGCATGAGGCCCTCCAGGGCAGCAAAAAAGCCCCGGCCAACAGGCACGAGGCGGACAAAGTCAGGGCTTGACGAAGTAATTCGGCTGCGTCAACAGCTTCGAGAACAAGGACAGGCCAACACCGTGATACCCGGCAGCCACCCGGCCCTGCCGCGGAGCCCACGACGCGTAATGGCGTGCGGCCTTCGTCAGCAGTACCTTCGCCCCGTCGTAGTACGTGCCGGGCACGCCGTACTGCTGCGCGCCCGCTATCTGCCCGATCTGCTCGGGGCGCACCATCCACCGGACGTCCGACCAGTCCGAGGGGGACTGGGTGTGCAGCTCCTTGAGTGCCGTGCCGAGGGCGGCGTGATTCGGGTCTATGTCGAGCCAGTGGTGCGTGTACACGCCCGCGTCAGGCGCCTGCTCGCGCCTGCGTAGGAGCAGCGCCGTCGCCTGATCCTCGTCGATGTTCGGGCCCCGGTACTCCAGGTTCAGGTGGATACGATCGGTCGACAGGCCAACCTCCGCGCCCGAGCCGAGGTACTCCAGGTCACGCGCCTCGGCCATGTCCTGTGGGGTGAGCCGCTCGTACCCCTCGCGCTCCGGGTAGTGGAAGCCGCCCCACCAGCCCGACGCGAGCTCGCCGTTAACCATCCGCAGGGCCGAGGTCGTTGACCCGTCGGTGCCGAGCAGCAGATTCGCCCTACGCCCGGCGAGGACGTGATGCACGAAAGCCCAGCCCATCATCACCAGCTCGTCATCCTGGTGGCCGGTGACGAAATCAACGTCGCGTCCGGTCGCCAGAGGTATGGGATCAGCGGCAGGCGTGGTCACAGGAGCACTCCTCAGGGCATAAAAAAGGCCCCTCATGGGGGCGGGCGGATGGGGTGAGGCGCGGGTCAGGGGACTTCGTAGATGGTCACGATGAGGCTGGTGAACGCCTGCCAGGTGCCAGACCCCGCGGCCGCGCTGAGCGCACCCTGGAGCTTGATCGTGTGGCTACCGGCCGCGGCGAGAGTCCCCGTCGCCATCGCGTACACCGAGTCCCGGTCAAGGTTGTCCATCTGGTGCCGGCCGGACACGGGCGCGGTGGCCCCGTCGACGACGATCGTGCCGATCATGTCCGTGGAGGCGCTCGATGTGCCGACCGCCGAGTCAAACGACGCGTCGACCCGGTACACGGCGTTCGCGGCCTCGGTGTTGAAGGTGACCGTGGCGCCGGGGATGTCGGCCGCGGTGGTCGTGGTCCTGGTGAGGGTGGAGCTTTCCTGAGCGAAGTAGACAGTCGGCCTGAGCCGGTTGAGCTGTCCGGCAGTGACGATCTGGCCAGCGAGGATCGGCATTAGGCCCCCTTCACAGTGCGGGTCGCATCGGATCAGCGAGGGACAGGGCAGCCCCGGCGGAGTGGGCTTTGACGATGCCGTTCACGCTGCGGGCGCTGATCGTGAACGTTTGCGGCGACGCGCCACCCGAGATCGCCGAGACGCTCACCCGCTCCCCGCCGATCATCGCGTTCAGCGGGAAGTGTGTCGGGAA
It includes:
- a CDS encoding PIG-L family deacetylase translates to MTTPAADPIPLATGRDVDFVTGHQDDELVMMGWAFVHHVLAGRRANLLLGTDGSTTSALRMVNGELASGWWGGFHYPEREGYERLTPQDMAEARDLEYLGSGAEVGLSTDRIHLNLEYRGPNIDEDQATALLLRRREQAPDAGVYTHHWLDIDPNHAALGTALKELHTQSPSDWSDVRWMVRPEQIGQIAGAQQYGVPGTYYDGAKVLLTKAARHYASWAPRQGRVAAGYHGVGLSLFSKLLTQPNYFVKP